In one Sphingomonas sanguinis genomic region, the following are encoded:
- a CDS encoding DUF6626 family protein gives MILDEVYLFLKNAGRAPTHATFSTDYLGHSARYYDYLRCSGAAPSLRALLRLAMRLTDISNATDDGLKENVAGQLAKRIMEKALSQCR, from the coding sequence ATGATCCTCGATGAAGTCTATCTATTCCTAAAGAATGCTGGCCGCGCGCCTACGCACGCTACCTTTTCAACCGATTATCTTGGACACTCGGCGCGCTATTATGATTATCTGCGCTGCTCGGGCGCAGCGCCCAGTCTTCGTGCTTTGCTGCGTTTGGCGATGCGACTGACGGATATTTCTAACGCGACGGACGATGGCCTGAAAGAAAATGTCGCCGGTCAGCTGGCAAAACGGATTATGGAGAAGGCGCTATCTCAATGTCGGTGA
- a CDS encoding DUF3768 domain-containing protein translates to MATIMRRAEIARLNDHFRGTGEGGWTFLSAGVAALPISTKDAIIRAVRLFRDFTPDNDPCGEHDCAALTVGKHRIIWKIDYHPQGGRQDVDLDVADPRSVRRIMTIMLAEEY, encoded by the coding sequence ATGGCGACAATCATGAGGCGGGCGGAGATTGCCCGCCTCAACGATCACTTTCGCGGCACTGGAGAGGGCGGATGGACCTTCCTGTCTGCCGGCGTCGCCGCCCTTCCGATTTCAACCAAGGATGCGATCATCCGCGCGGTGCGGCTGTTTCGCGATTTTACGCCCGATAACGATCCTTGCGGCGAACATGATTGCGCGGCCCTAACCGTCGGGAAGCATCGGATTATCTGGAAGATCGACTATCACCCTCAGGGTGGGCGCCAGGACGTCGATCTAGATGTTGCCGATCCGCGCAGCGTGCGGCGGATCATGACGATCATGTTGGCGGAGGAATATTGA
- a CDS encoding recombinase family protein, with product MPDAVIYIRFSTKRQEKGFSKERQLEECEEFCRRKGWNVVEVVEDLGRSAWKGHHLSVGNLGKWRKRVDAGDVPPGTTLVIHKLDRLSRLEPRVTQRWMEDLCDKGIRIATVDGERIFDEAYLKGPTALMGIMEIVMNATVSHKESEKKSELVADAWRRKQQLTRQGKVLSAKPPAWLRVVGERIDKDQDYRRYELIPERVAVLKQIYEWAADGIGYWGIAKRLNEQGVPSWGKARSTTTNKGWGWSYVGILLKHPAIDGEYHPAGMTESGKRKKTGERIENVFPRAVDADLVARARASASKRWQTRSGRYAAYARNLFSTLARCRHCGGLMTMRGRAEVDARYRYLQCDSAARHTGCDRPEFFNYRIFEKAALDAMLHLALDGRFFQRDDLSGPLAIRLAEIERAIENKKAEAKRLVRKMAQFDDEDRDEFDDVLRAVKQEQRALEAECAKVAEELQAARGHLPPNVHLQRVLEVREAINDPSDPEAMRDARLKVREAIRNVVDVVWCDPVEMIGGIPTRTLTLLMAGNAAGIKFDNQGNTIGTFNFLPELAAGGASYTLRDGTTVSTNANALRDALLNRPVRLSASEEEVAAAASEKRDAATRLDTALKRGRSRRTA from the coding sequence TTGCCCGACGCCGTTATCTATATTCGCTTCTCAACCAAGCGGCAGGAAAAGGGCTTCTCGAAAGAGCGGCAGCTTGAGGAGTGCGAGGAATTTTGCCGCCGCAAGGGCTGGAACGTGGTCGAGGTGGTGGAAGACCTTGGACGATCGGCCTGGAAGGGCCATCACCTGAGCGTCGGCAATCTCGGCAAATGGCGCAAGCGTGTCGATGCCGGTGATGTCCCGCCCGGCACCACACTCGTCATTCACAAGCTCGACCGACTGAGCCGTCTCGAGCCGCGGGTGACGCAGCGATGGATGGAGGACCTATGCGACAAGGGCATCAGGATCGCGACCGTCGATGGCGAGCGCATCTTCGATGAGGCCTATCTGAAAGGGCCGACGGCGCTCATGGGGATCATGGAGATCGTCATGAATGCGACGGTCAGCCACAAGGAGAGCGAGAAGAAAAGCGAATTGGTCGCCGACGCTTGGCGCCGAAAGCAGCAACTGACCCGGCAGGGCAAGGTTCTGTCCGCCAAGCCGCCGGCATGGCTGCGGGTGGTGGGCGAGCGGATCGACAAGGATCAGGATTACCGCCGATACGAATTGATCCCCGAGCGCGTGGCGGTGCTGAAGCAGATTTACGAATGGGCGGCCGATGGCATTGGCTATTGGGGCATCGCGAAGCGCCTGAATGAACAAGGCGTGCCAAGCTGGGGCAAGGCGCGTAGCACCACGACCAATAAAGGCTGGGGCTGGAGTTATGTCGGCATCCTGCTGAAGCATCCGGCTATCGACGGCGAATATCATCCCGCCGGCATGACGGAGAGCGGCAAACGCAAGAAAACCGGCGAGCGGATCGAAAATGTTTTCCCGCGCGCCGTCGACGCCGACCTCGTCGCACGGGCCAGAGCCAGCGCGTCGAAACGCTGGCAGACCCGATCGGGCCGCTATGCGGCGTATGCCCGCAACCTGTTTTCGACCCTCGCAAGATGCCGGCATTGCGGCGGACTGATGACGATGCGTGGGCGTGCCGAGGTCGATGCCCGCTATCGCTACCTGCAATGCGACAGCGCCGCCCGGCATACTGGCTGCGATCGTCCCGAGTTTTTCAACTACCGCATTTTCGAGAAAGCCGCGCTTGATGCGATGCTCCACCTCGCGCTCGATGGTCGTTTCTTCCAACGCGATGACCTGTCCGGCCCGTTGGCGATCCGGCTGGCGGAGATCGAACGGGCCATCGAGAACAAGAAGGCTGAGGCCAAGCGGCTTGTTCGGAAAATGGCGCAGTTCGATGACGAAGACCGCGACGAGTTTGACGATGTGCTTCGTGCCGTGAAGCAGGAACAACGCGCGTTGGAAGCAGAATGCGCCAAGGTGGCGGAGGAGCTTCAGGCCGCACGCGGACATCTGCCGCCGAACGTCCACCTTCAGCGTGTTCTAGAAGTCCGCGAGGCGATCAACGACCCGAGTGATCCTGAGGCGATGCGCGACGCTCGGCTGAAGGTGCGCGAGGCGATCCGCAATGTGGTCGATGTCGTGTGGTGCGATCCTGTCGAAATGATCGGCGGCATTCCGACCCGGACCCTGACGTTGCTGATGGCGGGCAATGCCGCCGGCATCAAGTTCGACAATCAGGGTAACACGATCGGGACTTTCAATTTTCTTCCCGAACTGGCGGCCGGCGGCGCATCCTATACTCTGCGGGACGGCACGACAGTCAGCACGAACGCAAATGCGTTGCGAGACGCGCTACTGAACCGACCGGTGCGCCTATCGGCCTCGGAAGAGGAAGTCGCCGCCGCCGCGAGTGAAAAGCGGGACGCGGCTACCCGGCTCGACACCGCGTTGAAGCGAGGGCGCTCCCGTCGCACGGCATAG
- a CDS encoding flagellin N-terminal helical domain-containing protein codes for MTVINTNGAALRAMAATQRANTDLAQSMARMSSGQRINSAKDDAAGLAISSSMTAQIRGMTQGIRNAMDGVSLVQTADGALTEVSNMLQRIRELAVQAGSGTYSMSDRAALQLEVTALSTQIDQTIRNASFNGVALFNANPPVYDSNGDLVDANVKLNVQAGPNISDTIPISIPPIPTAFLRDDVNYWYNYGGRLTEPLNITIPYTGPSSHLVTFDDYMAGGKIGGASINREDIGRITYPQNGDQWYDPDGPRVPDFNYDTYVQRRQFALTDELNVTNRYRTDHTLKRVDELLGTVANAQGQLGATANRLQSAVSTLTSGTTNLSEARSRIADTDYSEESVKLARAQILAQASTAMLAQANQSQKDVLKLLGQ; via the coding sequence ATGACGGTCATCAACACCAATGGCGCCGCGCTTCGAGCGATGGCGGCCACGCAGCGCGCCAATACCGATCTGGCGCAATCCATGGCGCGGATGTCCTCGGGCCAGCGGATCAATTCGGCCAAGGACGACGCCGCCGGGCTGGCGATCAGCAGCTCGATGACGGCACAAATTCGCGGCATGACGCAGGGCATCCGCAACGCAATGGACGGCGTCTCGCTGGTCCAGACCGCCGACGGCGCGCTGACCGAAGTATCCAACATGCTGCAACGGATCCGCGAACTGGCGGTGCAGGCGGGATCGGGGACGTACAGCATGAGCGACCGCGCCGCGCTTCAGCTGGAGGTCACCGCGCTGTCGACGCAGATCGACCAGACGATCCGTAACGCGTCGTTCAATGGCGTCGCATTGTTCAACGCCAATCCGCCGGTTTACGACAGCAATGGAGATTTGGTCGACGCCAATGTCAAATTGAACGTACAGGCTGGACCAAACATCAGCGACACGATTCCGATATCGATTCCGCCTATCCCGACGGCCTTTCTCCGGGACGATGTAAATTACTGGTATAACTATGGCGGGCGTCTGACCGAGCCGCTTAACATAACCATTCCCTATACAGGCCCTTCATCCCACCTGGTAACTTTCGATGACTATATGGCCGGGGGAAAGATCGGGGGCGCATCGATCAATCGCGAGGACATCGGGCGGATCACCTATCCGCAAAATGGCGACCAGTGGTATGATCCCGACGGACCTCGGGTTCCAGATTTCAATTACGATACATATGTCCAACGCCGCCAATTCGCACTGACCGACGAACTGAACGTCACCAACCGCTACCGGACAGACCACACGCTGAAACGCGTCGACGAGTTGCTCGGCACGGTGGCGAACGCACAGGGACAACTCGGCGCCACGGCCAACCGGCTGCAATCGGCGGTCAGCACGCTGACCAGCGGCACCACCAACCTGTCCGAGGCCCGCTCGCGGATAGCCGATACCGATTATTCCGAAGAATCGGTCAAGCTCGCCCGCGCCCAGATTCTCGCACAGGCTTCGACCGCGATGCTCGCCCAGGCCAATCAGAGCCAGAAGGACGTGCTGAAGCTGCTCGGCCAATAA
- the grpE gene encoding nucleotide exchange factor GrpE, with the protein MSDNTTNKTQNDLREETAEAAPEVAVQDRVAELENQLAEAKQQYLYAQAENQNVRRRAEKEAVDARNYAATAFARDVLSVADNLQRALQAIPADLRTDDKWKGLVTGLDATGRELDSVLGRHGITKIEAMGQPLDPNKHQAMIEMPSDQEPGTIVQEMQSGYMIKDRLLRPALVAVAKKPD; encoded by the coding sequence ATGAGCGATAACACGACCAACAAGACCCAGAACGACCTGCGCGAAGAGACGGCCGAGGCCGCGCCCGAAGTGGCCGTGCAGGACCGCGTCGCCGAGCTGGAGAACCAGCTGGCCGAGGCCAAGCAGCAATATCTCTACGCCCAGGCCGAGAACCAGAATGTCCGCCGCCGCGCCGAGAAGGAAGCGGTCGACGCGCGCAACTATGCCGCGACCGCGTTCGCGCGCGACGTCCTGTCGGTCGCGGACAATCTCCAGCGCGCGCTTCAGGCGATTCCGGCCGACCTGCGCACCGACGATAAGTGGAAGGGGCTGGTGACCGGCCTGGACGCCACCGGCCGCGAACTGGACAGCGTGCTCGGCCGTCACGGCATCACCAAGATCGAGGCGATGGGCCAGCCGCTCGACCCCAACAAGCATCAGGCGATGATCGAAATGCCCTCCGACCAGGAGCCGGGCACGATCGTGCAGGAAATGCAGTCGGGCTATATGATCAAGGACCGCCTGCTGCGCCCCGCGCTGGTCGCGGTGGCCAAGAAGCCCGACTGA
- the hrcA gene encoding heat-inducible transcriptional repressor HrcA: MVTPPITELTDRARDIFRVVVDSYLTSGQPVGSKTIALSGINLSPASIRNVLQELEERGLLAAPHTSAGRMPTDIGLRLFVDGMMHAMEPSIEERAAIEARAARSGPVEEALAATTAVLSGLSACAGLVMVPKREMKLRSIGFVPLSMTQALAVLVAEDGAVENRVLELPPGMTGSALIEAGNYLSATLAGLTLGQARERLERELAAGRAALDGAARALVEQGLIVWSEDGARRPILIVRGQGRLIDAAAAADLERVRDLLDDLEGKQEIASLLDSARAGDSTRIFIGAENKLFALSGSSVIARPFRGLDGQVVGVVGVIGPTRLNYARVVPMVDFTAATLARMMG; the protein is encoded by the coding sequence ATGGTCACCCCACCGATCACCGAGTTGACCGACCGGGCACGCGATATTTTTCGTGTGGTGGTCGACAGCTACCTGACGAGCGGCCAGCCCGTGGGGTCGAAGACCATCGCCCTGTCGGGGATCAACCTGTCGCCCGCCTCCATCCGCAACGTGTTGCAGGAACTGGAGGAGCGCGGATTGCTGGCGGCACCGCATACCAGCGCGGGGCGGATGCCGACCGATATCGGTTTGCGGCTGTTTGTCGACGGCATGATGCATGCCATGGAGCCCAGCATCGAGGAACGCGCCGCGATCGAGGCGCGCGCCGCCCGCTCCGGCCCGGTCGAGGAGGCGCTGGCGGCGACGACGGCGGTGCTGTCGGGGCTGTCGGCCTGTGCGGGACTGGTGATGGTGCCCAAGCGCGAGATGAAGCTGCGCTCGATCGGCTTCGTGCCCTTGTCGATGACCCAGGCGCTGGCGGTGCTGGTCGCCGAGGATGGCGCGGTCGAGAATCGCGTGCTGGAACTGCCGCCGGGCATGACCGGCTCTGCGTTGATCGAGGCGGGCAATTATCTCTCCGCTACGCTCGCCGGCCTCACGCTGGGACAGGCGCGAGAGCGGTTGGAGCGTGAACTGGCGGCGGGGCGCGCGGCGCTGGACGGCGCGGCGCGGGCGCTGGTCGAACAGGGGCTGATCGTCTGGAGCGAGGATGGCGCGCGGCGGCCGATCCTGATCGTGCGCGGGCAGGGGCGGTTGATCGACGCCGCCGCCGCCGCCGATCTGGAGCGGGTCCGCGACCTGCTTGACGATCTGGAGGGCAAGCAGGAAATTGCCAGCCTGCTCGATTCGGCGCGCGCCGGGGATTCGACGCGTATCTTCATCGGCGCGGAGAACAAGTTGTTCGCGCTGTCGGGGTCTTCGGTGATCGCCCGGCCTTTTCGCGGACTGGACGGCCAAGTGGTCGGTGTGGTCGGCGTAATCGGGCCCACGCGGTTGAACTATGCCCGCGTCGTGCCCATGGTGGATTTCACGGCGGCAACGCTCGCCCGGATGATGGGCTGA
- the rph gene encoding ribonuclease PH: protein MRPSGRMPDQMRPITIEPNFTRHAEGSVLIGFGDTKVLVTASVEERVPPFLRGKGEGWVTAEYGMLPRATHTRGSREAAKGKQTGRTQEIQRLIGRSLRAVCDLKALGERQITIDCDVIQADGGTRTAAISGAWVALRMAINKLMAEGKLTSDPIRNKVAAVSCGIHQGTPVLDLDYIEDSNADADANFVLIENGHIAEVQATAEHATYDEEALLRLLRLARMGCTEIFAAQDRAIRA, encoded by the coding sequence ATGCGCCCGTCCGGCCGGATGCCCGACCAGATGCGTCCCATCACCATCGAGCCGAATTTCACCCGCCACGCCGAAGGTTCGGTGTTGATCGGGTTCGGCGATACCAAGGTGCTCGTCACCGCCAGCGTCGAAGAGCGCGTCCCCCCCTTCCTGCGCGGCAAGGGCGAAGGCTGGGTGACGGCCGAATATGGCATGCTCCCCCGCGCCACCCACACACGCGGCAGCCGTGAGGCCGCCAAGGGCAAGCAGACGGGCCGCACCCAGGAAATCCAGCGGCTGATCGGCCGCTCACTTCGCGCCGTCTGCGACCTGAAGGCGCTGGGCGAGCGGCAGATCACCATCGACTGCGACGTGATCCAGGCCGATGGCGGCACCCGCACCGCCGCCATTTCGGGCGCGTGGGTCGCGCTGCGCATGGCGATCAACAAGCTGATGGCCGAGGGCAAGCTGACCAGCGACCCGATCCGCAACAAGGTCGCCGCCGTCTCCTGCGGCATCCATCAGGGCACGCCGGTCCTCGACCTCGACTATATCGAGGATTCGAACGCCGATGCCGACGCCAATTTCGTGCTGATCGAGAACGGCCACATCGCCGAGGTTCAGGCGACCGCCGAGCACGCCACCTATGACGAAGAGGCGCTGCTGCGTCTGCTCCGCCTGGCGCGCATGGGCTGCACCGAAATCTTCGCGGCGCAGGACCGGGCGATCCGCGCATGA
- the rdgB gene encoding RdgB/HAM1 family non-canonical purine NTP pyrophosphatase yields MSGEGNGRQAIRKLEPGKLVLASHNKGKIVEFRELLAPYGVEVIAAGDLDLPEPEETGTTFVANAELKALAAADLSGLPALADDSGLCVEALGGDPGLFSARWAGPEKDFAMAMRAVEDRLNEEPDMARAAHFVCALAVGWPDGHVEWFEGRVDGTIVWPPRGDKGHGYDPIFQPIGKTETFAEMDQDEKNRISHRADAFGQLVKAVF; encoded by the coding sequence ATGAGCGGCGAAGGCAATGGCCGCCAGGCGATCCGCAAGCTCGAACCCGGCAAGCTGGTCCTCGCCAGCCACAACAAGGGCAAGATCGTCGAATTCCGCGAACTGCTCGCGCCTTACGGCGTCGAGGTGATCGCAGCGGGCGATCTCGACCTTCCCGAGCCGGAGGAAACCGGCACGACCTTCGTCGCGAATGCCGAGCTTAAGGCACTCGCCGCCGCCGACCTGTCGGGCCTGCCCGCACTGGCCGACGACAGCGGCCTGTGCGTCGAGGCGCTGGGCGGCGATCCGGGACTGTTCTCGGCACGCTGGGCGGGGCCGGAGAAGGACTTCGCCATGGCGATGCGCGCGGTCGAGGACCGGCTGAACGAAGAACCCGACATGGCGCGCGCGGCACACTTCGTCTGCGCGCTGGCGGTCGGCTGGCCCGACGGTCATGTCGAATGGTTCGAGGGGCGCGTCGACGGCACGATCGTCTGGCCGCCGCGCGGGGACAAAGGCCATGGCTATGACCCGATCTTCCAGCCGATCGGCAAGACCGAAACCTTCGCCGAGATGGACCAGGACGAGAAGAACCGCATCAGCCACCGCGCCGATGCGTTCGGCCAGCTGGTAAAAGCGGTGTTCTGA
- a CDS encoding CAP domain-containing protein: MMRPDMAAMRTLRHLLSLSAAAILLTGCGPMIPSQNGGVERPPPRIVEQRTSDAPAPRGAGLLRWAMLDGHRAARAEVGLPPLVWDDGLAASALAYAQEMARTGRFKHAEQPQGPTRLGENLWTGTRGAYRYDEMMGHWVAEKRDFVNLPVPQASRTGQFGDVAHYTQIVWARSTAVGCAMASNARDDFLVCRYSPTGNVFGERAF; this comes from the coding sequence ATGATGCGCCCCGATATGGCGGCGATGCGCACGCTTCGCCATCTCTTATCGTTATCGGCCGCCGCGATCCTGCTGACGGGATGCGGACCGATGATCCCTTCGCAGAACGGCGGGGTGGAGCGGCCGCCGCCCCGCATCGTCGAGCAGCGGACCTCGGACGCGCCTGCGCCGCGTGGGGCGGGGCTGTTGCGCTGGGCGATGCTCGACGGCCACCGGGCGGCGCGGGCGGAGGTTGGTTTGCCGCCATTGGTTTGGGACGATGGGCTGGCGGCGAGCGCGCTGGCCTATGCGCAGGAAATGGCGCGCACTGGCCGTTTCAAACATGCCGAACAGCCGCAGGGGCCGACGCGGCTGGGCGAGAATCTGTGGACCGGCACGCGCGGCGCCTATCGCTATGACGAGATGATGGGGCATTGGGTTGCCGAAAAGCGCGACTTCGTGAATCTGCCCGTGCCGCAGGCCAGCCGGACCGGCCAGTTCGGCGATGTCGCGCATTACACGCAGATCGTCTGGGCGCGTTCCACGGCAGTCGGTTGTGCGATGGCGAGCAATGCGCGCGACGATTTCCTCGTTTGCCGCTATAGCCCGACCGGCAACGTCTTTGGCGAGCGGGCTTTCTGA
- the hemW gene encoding radical SAM family heme chaperone HemW, whose protein sequence is MSSAISPSPAPLALYVHWPFCVSKCPYCDFNSHVRESVDQAAWAEALLADLAYEAAMLPGRRLTSIFFGGGTPSLMPPATVAAILNAAERHWGFAEGIEITLEANPSSVEAARFADLAAAGVNRASLGVQALDHDALLFLGRAHGVDEALRALQTAQEQFGRVSFDLIYARPGQPLEDWEAELTRAIGYGTEHLSLYQLTIEPGTRFHTEAAAGRLVIPDGDAAADLFETTRAITAAAGLPAYETSNHARIGAESRHNLTYWRYGDYAGVGPGAHGRREGVATARRKKPENWMAAVDRNGHGIELEETLPPITRATEALVMGLRLAEGVDLPRVSALAEGREMVNHAAVATLAQQGLVRLDGERLIVTDAGALLLDAILREVVM, encoded by the coding sequence ATGTCCTCCGCAATATCGCCGTCCCCCGCCCCGCTCGCGCTTTATGTCCACTGGCCTTTCTGCGTCTCCAAATGCCCCTATTGCGACTTCAACAGCCATGTCCGCGAGTCGGTGGACCAGGCCGCCTGGGCCGAGGCGCTGCTCGCCGATCTGGCTTATGAAGCGGCGATGCTGCCGGGACGGCGGCTGACTTCGATCTTCTTCGGCGGCGGCACGCCCTCGCTGATGCCGCCCGCGACCGTCGCCGCGATCCTGAACGCCGCCGAGCGCCATTGGGGCTTTGCCGAGGGGATCGAGATCACGCTGGAGGCCAACCCCTCCTCGGTCGAGGCGGCGCGCTTCGCCGACCTCGCCGCCGCCGGGGTCAATCGCGCCTCGCTGGGCGTGCAGGCGCTGGATCACGACGCGCTGCTCTTTCTCGGCCGCGCGCACGGCGTGGACGAGGCGCTGCGCGCGCTCCAGACTGCGCAAGAGCAGTTCGGCCGCGTCAGCTTCGACCTGATCTACGCCCGTCCCGGCCAGCCGCTGGAGGATTGGGAAGCCGAGCTGACCCGCGCCATCGGCTACGGCACCGAGCATCTGTCGCTCTATCAGCTGACTATCGAGCCGGGCACGCGCTTCCACACCGAGGCTGCGGCCGGACGGCTGGTCATCCCCGATGGCGATGCCGCCGCCGACCTGTTCGAGACGACCCGCGCGATCACCGCCGCCGCCGGGTTGCCGGCCTACGAAACCTCCAACCACGCCCGGATCGGCGCGGAGAGCCGCCACAACCTGACCTATTGGCGCTACGGCGACTATGCCGGGGTCGGCCCCGGCGCCCATGGCCGCCGCGAAGGCGTCGCCACCGCGCGGCGCAAGAAGCCGGAAAACTGGATGGCCGCCGTCGACCGCAACGGCCATGGCATCGAGCTGGAGGAAACCCTCCCTCCGATCACCCGCGCCACCGAGGCACTGGTCATGGGCCTGCGCCTGGCCGAAGGCGTCGACCTGCCCCGCGTTTCCGCCCTGGCCGAAGGACGCGAAATGGTGAACCACGCCGCCGTCGCCACCCTGGCACAGCAGGGACTGGTCCGCCTGGACGGAGAGCGGCTGATCGTCACCGATGCTGGCGCGCTGTTGCTGGACGCGATCCTGCGCGAAGTAGTGATGTAG